In Vitis vinifera cultivar Pinot Noir 40024 chromosome 4, ASM3070453v1, the genomic window TGTATACTTTTCTTGAGCCCCAACTAGCATCtatctcttttttttcctcacttTTTCCTTGGATAGGTTGCACCAGCAGATGAAAACAGCCGCACCACAGTTTGTTACTTAATCAGTTGATCCATTTCACTAGTTTAAACCCTGTCAAGTATGTGTCATAGATTAAGTAACCAAGGGACCCAGATCCCTGGTCATCAGGCTTGTAAACCAATACTTTCTTTTCATCGATCAAACTTTCTACTTGCTCCCTTTTTACAACTAAAGGTATTAACCTCTTTGTTAAAGAGCATGATAAAAATTGTGGACCCAAAGCTTACAAGTTAATCTCAGTTTTTTACAACGTCTGCAGACcctttttcttgtttggttgaGGCCAACCCAAATTACAAGAGATCATCTCAATCACATTTCCATGCTAGAACAGAAAGTTGTTAGCGCTACTTCAATTTTTGGATAACATTCCAAGAATTTAACCAAGTGATCTGACGAGTGACTTCAATTTTCCATACTACAGGCAAATACTTGAGCAATATAGTTATCCTGTCCATTACGTTTCTCAACCATCTACCTCAAGCTTCTACAATTACAAAACCACTCCCTAGCATGTCAATAAAGCTATTCTTGTTATTCCATTTCCAATAAAAACAACTGCTTAaacttaaaatttcaaatttaaatcaaACTATTTCTGTTGTGATATAAACTACACTAAGAAATCAAATTGGCTGAGTTTATATTATTGAAGCCCCTTCTTGAGATTGAGGTCTGGATATGTTGCTTCTGGCCCCATAATAGCCTGTTTTGCAATACctttaataagaaaacaaaaattatatggCTTCTCACTTTTTTAAATACTATTCCATGTAACTAGCTGGCCCCAAGCAACCATATTTAGGTCTAACTTAAGTTGTACAGATATTACTTAAGTAACAAGCAGCACCAAAAAGGCTTGAAATCTTTCTATTATCCTAATATGTAAATTTGTTCTCCTTCCAACAACTAGCGATGTATGTTTTGGATAATATGCCAAGTTGTCTGTGGAATCACCCACTAATATACATGGACTCCCACTGAAAACCTACATATAGGTGAATGGAAAGGAATTGGATTTCTATAATTCCCTCAAAGAACCAAGAAAAGACAAGATTATGTCACAGAAAACACAGTAAAACAATGACATAAATTCAGCAGCTGATAAGCGAACAATTAACTTAGAAGGCACAAGGCGCACCTAAGATGCAAAAGTCATCGATATAGCTTAGGCTCAAGGCACAACATAAGGTGGTGTTTGAGCAAAGTGAAATGCTACTTATAACGtgtatcaattttataaatatgataaaaaaatccaatccaattaacaaaaaatttaagattccaaatatttaaaagaagcattcaaCAAAAAAGTAATGAAACTATGGCGCCTTGGCAAGTGATGCTCTGTATAACCAAGGAGTGGTCGTGCCTTGAGCCTACACACACTTCAAGCGCACCTTTCACAACTATAATCAAAGGTGcataatcatttttcaaatttttttccccttttggcAACTGCTTGTCAATTTAAAAGTGAAACAGTAGCCAACAAGACTAGTGCAGTAGCGATAACTATAAAAAGAAACATATGCTACACCTGGTAACTCTATGTCTCTATCTACAATATGCAATTAGCTTTTGCACACAAATAGAAAAGATTGTACTAAATGACTTCAACTGCCCAGTACCAAGGATTGGGCATCTAGTAAATAAAACGTTTTTAAAACTCTTCAAGACATTAAGAGGCAGAACAACATTGAAGACACCAAAAACCAACAAACTCAAGGACAAAAACGATAATTAATAAGAACATGAAACAAAACTCTACCATAATAAACAGAGAATCAGTTGTCAGGCTTGTCATCTTCATCGGAGGAGTTGACTTGTAGAGGTCCCTTAAAACCATCTTTATTATCACCAAGAAGCTCACGGGCTGCCTTTTCAAGAAAAGCCTGGGCAGCATTTTGAATAGATTGTTTATCAGATGAATACTTCCTCTTCTTTTGACCACTCCTCTCTGAATGCTTAATCTTTGGCCCCTCTCCCCTGCTGATCTCCCTCATACTTTGCTTTTGCTctgaaacaaaaagaaagaaagaaagaaagaaagaaagaaagaaaaatatttaacaaaacaatatcaaaatggaaaataaagtcCTGCCCATTACAAGCAAATGATTAACCACCTACCTGGCGTAAGATCAGGCAAAGAATGTTCAATGAAGCGGGTTGCTGCCTGATGATTTAGGATAGTAGAAGGTCGCAATGGTTCTTCAAGAACAAATATGAAGTTTTGCAATcaataatacataaataaattactGCCAACCAAAGTTAATATTCAAAAGCATAACTGTAAAGAGCATTTTCAAACAACAGGATTCTGAATAGAATATTAAAACCCATCATGAATCTCCCATCTCAAATCACACAACAATTGCATTTCCAATTATCTCAAATCCCATCTCAAAACAAGATGGACTTCATTCTCTCATAATatcaaaacaaaacaattttcaaatagtttGGGGAATATTGAAATGGGAACAGATGTTGTCCatcatttttcctttcattccaaaacaaaattgttattAGTTTTCCTTCCATTTCAAACAAAATGGTCATACTAAGGGctcgtttggtagtgattttaggaaacatttataacatttttaacacttgaaaaattttatcatttaagtattagaaagattagaaacgttttctaaaatcactaccaaacacactcaAAAAGcccatttggtagtgattttaagaagcgcTTCTAACTTTTTTagcacttgaaaatttttatttttcaaatgttaaaaggggtaaaaacacttcctagaatTACTCTCAAACAGATTCTAAAACATTAACTTCAAAATAACCATTACCATGTGACTTGAGATGAGCATTTGTTATCATTACAAACAGTATTTCCAACTGAAAAAATATTCACATATACCTTTATTTGAGTCCATTAACCGCTCTAGTTTGTCTTCATACAACCTCAATCTCTCCTAGAAAGGAACATAAAAATTAGGTGAAACAGATTGACACTTCAAAACAGAAATATTCAACGATCATACCCAACAATAAGCAAAGATAACCCTCAAAACATTAGATTAACGTCTCCTACattatacaaacaaataaaccaggaaaaaaaaaaaaaaaaccagcgTTAGGCATGACCTAAAACCGGAAagataatcaatgaatgaatccaaaagtaaaaaatgtatACTCATacattatgaaatttaaaagcGAAAGACAATTCCGCATTACCCATGAACTAAAACTTCgacagagaaaaaaaattatcataatgaATACAAGTAACATACCAGTTCTGATTTAATAGGATGGTCATCTGGGTTCACGCCCTTACACCTCAAGTTCACTGCAAAACATCAATTCAAGTAAAAACCCAACCCAAagcctaaaaattaaaattgggataaattaaaaaaaaaatagaatacatGCAAAGAGGGTGGTAGTGGCCTTGGCGAGCGTGAGATGAGCTTGAGCCCGTTGAAGAGGTGGCAATTGGGCAATGACTTGAGGGTCGCAGAGAGATAGGAAGTCCTTCAAATGGGTTTGCATATCTTTGACGTTGGCCAGGGTTCTACCCACCGACTCCATCGCCGATTCTGGCACCAGACTGCCCTCCATGCTTCTCACCGACCTGAATTTGCCTCCGTTTCTGGCCACCGGGGCTTTAATAGGgcttctgttgcccagccttTTATCTCGTGACTCCCACGTGCGGACTCATGACGTGGCATCACtcattaaaaattaatgttGCATAATGTTTGTCTTATTTTGCCATCAACAAAATTCATACATAAATAATATACccttaaaaatatcaaaaatgataaaaatatcgataagataaaaattaatcaaaatttataataacaaTACGACTGTTGGACCAaggtttaaaatatcaaaaattataaaaatattaataaaataaaaattaattaaaacttattaaaatattaaaaaactttaataaataataaaattgatataACACATTTATGCTtacatattatttaattatttatggaagttttacatttttaataataaattaaatggaattttaaaattatatattaataaattatttgtattttataataataataagtttggATTTGTCCTGGTGGAAGGTCCACCCTCCCAAATGAAGGGTCTTGAGTAAATTTGTGAATTTGGCATTGCAAGGGAATGGAAATTGAAGATTGGATGgaattttctcttttcaaaaacaatttttgaaaatttaattgttttcaagaacaaaaatttattttaaacttaaatatgaaaaataattttattaatttattctttatcaATACAATGCaaaaattcctaaaattttcttcatattttcataGTTTTAAGTATTGCTCCaaacactttataaaaaaaacaaccaaaaacactTCTAACTTATTCTTAAAGATAAGAGAATTAGTCCGGAGGAATTGATAATTATTAACTTGTTTGATTACGGATATTAGTTTGTGGGAGATTTAGAGTGcatttggtaataattttataaaatgtttatactCCTTCtaacacttaatttttttttttatcttttaagcataaaaaatgttagaaatacttcctaaaatcactatcaaacacattcttaCATGTAGTGAATTATAAGTCATGAACCCaataaattaatcaattggtaattaatttatttatcttaattgaatttttataaaatattataatataggTGAttctttttaatgaaatatttagTCAAATTTAGAAGTTGATTATAAGAGGAAAAAAGTATTTTCCTATGAGTCTCGATGATCCCCATGAATTCGCATTATTTGGTGACACATGATTTAagataattatttaattaattatatacgTACATATTGAGTATAAAAGTTATATAACTGCTTATAATTAACCGTGcatttgaaagtatttttacttaaagtgttttttacaaagtatttttagaagaattaattgtcaagtatttttttttaaaaaaaacattacaattgatttttcatcactataagtgattttacaaatttttaaaaatattttctaagtttTTCCAAACATTAAGAGTGTGTCTGATAGTAATAATAACAAACGTTTTTgccttttttaatacttaaaaaataaaaaacttatagtgttaaaaaagttaaaagtgcttcctaaaatcactaccaaacagacTTTAAGAGTatattgattttagaaaacgtttttaagatatgatagtgattctagaaagtgtttttgacatttttatcacttaaaaatttttatctttcaagtattagaaatattataaacactttctAAATTTACTGCCAAACGcacttttagtttttttaacatttgaaaatttttatctttaaagtattagaaatactaaTAGCTTgttttgttgggctttgtggagcctagttttgtttgatctggtttgacgacccgacccgaataatattgcatggcttttttaatgggagatttattgaggcctgttgggcccgtttagcccattgtggaaccagcttttgtaattagggttttttagtatggtagggttgccgtgctatatatatatagagaatattgtagccgctaagttgtactctgtattcttccctgataatagtgatatccctacaactccgtggacgtaggcaaattgccgaaccacgtaaatactgtcttgtgtgtgtgattgttttttctttggcgtgtgttttctctaattttttgtttctcacgggttgggaattcggtttaattccctacaactggtatcagagcctagggttaggtttgagtgggagcaatggcagaggaagcaggaaaggcgtctggaatagaaaagtttgatggcacagactttgcgtattggaggatgcagattgaagattatctctatgggaggaaattgcatctgcctcttttggggacaaaacctgagagtatgaaggctgaggaatgggcgcttcttgacagacaggttctaggagttattaggttaactctgtctaggtctgttgcacacaatgttgtaaaggagaagaccacagcagatctgatgaaggctttgtccggtatgtatgaaaagccatccgcaaacaataaggtgcatctgatgaagaaattgttcaatttgaagatggcagagaatgcatcagtagcacaacatctgaatgaatttaatacaatcacaaatcaattgtcgtctgtagaaattgattttgatgatgagattcgtgctctgattgtcttggcttctttgccaaacagttgggaggcaatgaggatggcagtaagcaattctacaggaaaggaaaagctcaagtacaatgatatacgagatttaattctggctgaggagattcgccgaagagatgcaggtgaaacctcaggatctggttctgccctaaaccttgagacaagaggcagaggtaataacagaaattcaaatcagggtagatcaaattccagaaattctaatcggaacagaagcaaatctagatcaggccaacaaatacaatgctggaattgtgggaaaacagaccactttaaaaggcaatgcaaaagccctaagaagaagaatgaagatgattctgctaatgctgtaacagaagaggtacaggatgcattacttcttgcagtagatagtccacttgatgattgggttttggattcaggagcttcgtttcataccactccacaccgagaaatcatacaaaattatgttgcaggtgattttggtaaggtgtatttggctgatggttcagccttggatgttgtgggtctgggagacgtccggatatcattgcccaatgggtctgtttggttactggagaaggttcgacatattcctgacctgaagaggaatctgatttctgttggacaacttgatgatgaaggacatgcaatactatttgttggtggtacttggaaggttacaaagggagctagggtattggctcgtggaaagaagactggcactctgtatatgacctcatgtccaagagacacaattgcagttgctgatgcaagtactgatacaagcctatggcactgcagacttggtcacatgagtgagaaagggatgaagatgttgctgtcaaaaggaaaactaccagaattgaagtccattgattttgacatgtgtgaaagttgcatcttaggaaagcaaaaaaaggtgagcttcttgaaaactggcaggacaccgaaggctgaaaaattggaactagtacacactgatttgtgggggccttctccggttgcatccctaggaggttcaaggtactacatcacctttattgatgactcaagtagaaaggtatgggtttattttctgaaaaataaatctgatgtatttgtaacttttaagaagtggaaggtcatggttgagacagaaacaggtttgaaagtaaaatgtttgaggtcagataatggaggagagtacatagatggaggattcagtgagtattgtgcagcacagggaattaggatggagaagaccattcctgggacaccacagcagaatggtgtggctgagcgcatgaatagaactctcaatgagcgtgctagaagtatgaggttgcatgctggactaccaaaaactttttgggctgatgctgttagcactgcagcttacctgataaaccgaggaccatcagttcccatggagttcagacttcctgaggaggtttggagctgtaaagaggtgaagttttcacatttaaaagtttttggttgtgtttcttatgttcatattgattctgatgctcgtagtaaacttgatgcaaagtcaaaaatatgttttttcattggctatggtgatgagaaatttggctataggttttgggatgaacaaaacaggaaaattatcagaagtagaaatgtgatatttaatgaacaggttatgtacaaggatagGTCAACTGTAacgtcagatgttacagagatagatcaaaagaaatctgagtttgttaacttagatgaattgactgaaagtactgtccaaaaagggggtgaagaagataaggagaatgtaaattcacaggtagatctgagtacacctgtagttgaagttcgcagatcttctaGGAACACTAGACCTCCGcagcgttattcacctgttttaaattatctcctgttgactgatggtggtgagccagagtgttatgatgaagccttgcaagatgagaattcaagcaagtgggagttagccatgaaggatgagatggattccctgttggggaatcagacatgggaactgactgaattgccagtaggaaagaaggctttgcacaacaagtgggtatacagaataaagaatgagcatgatggtagcaaacgttacaaggccagattagttgttaaagggttccagcagaaggagggcattgactacacagagatattttctccagttgtgaagatgtcaacaattagacttgtacttggaatggtggccgtagaaaacttacatcttgagcagttagatgtaaagacagcattccttcatggtgacttggaggaagacctttacatgattcagccagaagggttcattgttcagggacaagagaatctagtctgcaaactgagaaagagcttgtatggccttaaacaagctcctagacagtggtacaagaagtttgacaattttatgcatagaattgggttcaagagatgtgaagctggTCATTGTTGTTAtgttaagtcctttgacaactcttacatcatattactgttgtatgtggatgatatgcttattgtagggtctgacattgagaagattaataatctgaagaagcaattgtccaaacagtttgcaatgaaggatttgggagctgcaaagcaaatccttggtatgagaatcattagagataaggctaatggtacattgaagctttcacagtcagagtatgtgaagaaagttctcagcaggttcaacatgaatgaagctaaaccagtgagcacacccttgggtagtcatttcaaactaagcaaagaacagtcaccaaagacagaagaagaaagggactatatgagcaaggtgccctatgcctcagctattggcagcttgatgtatgctatggtgtgtacaagaccagacattgcacatgcagtgggagttgtgagcagattcatgagtaagcctggaaagcagcattgggaggcagtcaagtggattttaagatatctgaagggttcattagatacatgtctttgcttcacaggtgcaagtttgaaactgcagggttatgtagatgctgattttgctggtgatattgatagtagaaaaaGTACTActggtttgtttttactctaggtggtacagctatatcatggacttcaaatctacagaagattgttactttgtctactacagaagctgagtatgttgcagcaactgaagctggaaaggagataatttggctacatggtttcttagatgaattgggtaagaagcaggagatgggcattctacacagtgacagtcagagtgcaatttttcttgccaaaaattcggcttttcattcaaagtcgaaacatatacaaacaaaataccactttatccgttatcttgttgaggataaactggtaatacttgagaagatttgtggatctaagaaccctgcagacatgttgactaagggtatcactattgagaagttgaagctgtgcgcagcttcaattggtcttctagcttgaggacaggaggatgagttgtagggatgagggatcgtttcttggaggataacggtttgatgttggtgattggactagtctccaagtgggagatttgttgggctttgtggagcctagttttgtttgatctggtttgacgacccgacccgaataatattgcatgacttttttaatgggagatttattgaggcctgttgggcccgtttagcccattgtggaaccagcttttgtaattagggttttttagtatggtagggttgccgtgctatatatatatagagaatattgtagccgctaagttgtactctgtattcttccctgataatagtgatatccctacaactccgtggacgtaggcaaattgccgaaccacgtaaatactgtcttgtgtgtgtgattgttttttctttggcgtgtgttttctctaattttttgtttctcacgggttgggaattcggtttaattccctacaacaattgtagtgccagcgaaagctttgatgccaacgatgttagttcaagaacacaaagataaaacaatcacacatacggtacacgaggttttaacgtggttcggccaaccatgcctatgtccacggatgagagagaataatttcactatacaatagagaatattacaaaggataaaaccagatacaactattgggttcccgaaacatcccatgtttccccactccttgtatccataccttactacgagccctctcgctccaccaggtacctcccgttcttcctcacatctctatccacctcgtatagtctctataggcccatctccatctcataactttttcccctcatgacctagaatatttatagagatatttccaacaaccttccttattctataaggaagtctaatattacaataatatatcaacctagaaatattctatacaatattctttacaaaaaggaatatttactaattaggaatttgggacaattcccaacaatctccaccttggaccaaattacatgaagttaatcttcaatctctccatgacacaaacctttttgtatcatatcaccacgaaagagcaattgactccaccttcagtgaaaattccttttgttttcatcttgtgtgctttgtgatcttttactcttccagaaatcttcaacccaagctctgataccaattgtagtgccagcgaaagctttgatgccaacgatgttagttcaagaacacaaagataaaacaatcacacatacggtacacgaggttttaacgtggttcggccaaccatgcctacgtccacggatgagagagaataatttcactatacaatagagaatattacagaggataaaaccagatacaactattgggttcccgaaacatcccatgtttccccactccttgtatccataccttactacgagccctctcgctccaccaggtacctcccgttcttcctcacatctctatccacctcgtatagtctctataggcccatctccatctcataactttttcccctcatgacctagaatatttatagagatatttccaacaacctttcttattctataaggaagtctaatattacaataatatatcaacctagaaatattctatacaatattctttacaaaaaagaatatttactaattaggaatttgggacaattcccaacatgtttgacaatgattttaaggaacactttaaacatttttaacacttgaaaatttttatcattcaggtgttaaaaaatattataaacattttctaaaattactgtcaaatacactctaaaaatacttcctaaaatcattaccaaacgcactctaagagtatgtttgacagtgattgtagaaaacatttttagacCCTCTAAcacataaaagataaaaaatttaaagtgttaaaaatgctaaaaatatttcctataatcactatcaaatgcactctaataatgcatttgacagtgattctaaaaaacatttataatttttataatacttgaatgataaaattttataagtgataaaaatattggaagTGTTTCCTAAAAGCACTTTCAAACGGGCTAAATGTTTtcgtaaaaatattttttaaattaaaaatactttctaaaattactaccaaattGACTCTTTAAGTGATTTATAATTTATGCttcatttaatttcatatatggACCTGGATAAACCTTCTTAGTGGTTAAGGTTAAGTAACCTCCTATTTTCCATTATTCGAAGAGAACACCCTAACCACCATCTTCCCAAAATGAAAGGCATGCTTTCACTTCTCTCAGTGTTAGGAATCAAAGGGACAATCattatatgaaaaatgtttGATCGTCAATGTACTCTTTATCAACTTGAAAAAGGATTTAGGAATATCCAAATCTAAATATTAAGCCTTAAGGACTTAATTTCCTGTAAAGGCGAGATTACGATTGCTATTTTGAACATAAATGATAAATGATAAgataattgataaatttttcTGGTGAAATTTGTTAAAGATCATTCATATAGATtattggtatatatatatattataacattCATTCACTCTACTTTGATATTAGGATAGATCCTTTAGACACTTACCTCATTTTTACACTAAGTTCTCTCTCATCCTTGACATCATGGTCTCATATCTCACTTTGACGTGTGTTgatcatattttcttctttcctaaAAATCCCTTTTTAGAGACAAATCATCCTCAATCATTAGCTTTATTTTATCTCTTCAGATTTCATCATtgattttctattaattttgttgtttttcttaattacaGATGTCCTTGCCACATCAACATCCTTTGCACAAATTTGGCATTCCATGTCAATAATGCAATTTAggatacaaataaaaataaaagattaaccATCTACCATCCATGCACACTTAAACAATCTTTCATCACCATAGGATGTGTTTGGTATAAGAGAAAAGAGGAGTAATAATGAATATCtaattcattttctcatttgttCTTATGTTTTGATAACTTAAATGATGATGAAATGAAATCAAAAGTTAttataatggaaataaaatctTACTTGTTTGtggtattttaatttattttgtttaaagatatttttggttat contains:
- the LOC100243947 gene encoding uncharacterized protein LOC100243947, yielding MEGSLVPESAMESVGRTLANVKDMQTHLKDFLSLCDPQVIAQLPPLQRAQAHLTLAKATTTLFALNLRCKGVNPDDHPIKSELERLRLYEDKLERLMDSNKEPLRPSTILNHQAATRFIEHSLPDLTPEQKQSMREISRGEGPKIKHSERSGQKKRKYSSDKQSIQNAAQAFLEKAARELLGDNKDGFKGPLQVNSSDEDDKPDN